The proteins below come from a single Cupriavidus pauculus genomic window:
- a CDS encoding tripartite tricarboxylate transporter substrate binding protein has translation MTTLTRSRRLMLRAMLAMLAAGAAPQIALAADAWPTKPIQLLIPYPPGGSADLLARPLGAKLQEKLGQPIVLDYRPGAGGTIASQALARSKPDGYTLIMVLAAHAINPSLYPKLPYDTRKDFAPVSLVANLPLILAGSASLKARTVPELIAAAKAAPGKITFGSAGNGNTGHLAGELFDAMAGVKMTHVPYKGSAQVVNAMLAGDIQLTFDSISTSMPQIRAGRMTALAVTSSKRAAMAPDVPTLAEAGVPGFDINGWYAILAPAGTPRATVDKLSTEIASVLTQPELRAQIAASGYEPVGSTPDALGAHIEAELARWHKVVQEAGVKLE, from the coding sequence ATGACGACGCTGACGAGAAGCAGACGGCTGATGCTGCGTGCCATGCTGGCGATGCTGGCGGCGGGCGCCGCGCCGCAGATCGCCTTGGCTGCGGACGCATGGCCGACGAAGCCGATTCAACTGCTGATTCCCTATCCCCCCGGCGGCAGCGCGGACCTGCTGGCGCGTCCGCTTGGTGCAAAGCTGCAGGAAAAGCTCGGCCAGCCGATCGTGCTCGACTACCGTCCCGGTGCCGGCGGCACTATTGCCTCGCAGGCGCTGGCACGCAGCAAGCCGGACGGCTACACGCTGATCATGGTGCTGGCCGCGCACGCGATCAATCCGAGCCTCTATCCGAAGCTGCCCTACGACACGCGCAAGGATTTCGCACCGGTGTCGCTGGTCGCCAACCTGCCGCTGATCCTGGCCGGCAGCGCATCGCTGAAGGCGCGCACCGTGCCCGAACTGATTGCCGCCGCGAAGGCCGCACCGGGCAAGATCACGTTCGGTTCCGCGGGCAATGGCAACACGGGTCATCTTGCCGGGGAATTGTTCGACGCGATGGCCGGCGTGAAGATGACGCACGTGCCGTACAAGGGCAGCGCGCAGGTGGTCAACGCGATGCTGGCCGGCGATATCCAGCTGACCTTCGACAGCATCTCCACATCGATGCCCCAGATCCGCGCGGGCCGCATGACGGCGCTGGCCGTCACCAGCAGCAAGCGCGCCGCGATGGCGCCCGACGTGCCCACGCTGGCAGAGGCCGGTGTGCCCGGCTTCGACATCAACGGCTGGTACGCCATCCTCGCGCCGGCCGGCACCCCGCGCGCGACCGTGGACAAGCTCAGCACCGAGATCGCGAGCGTGCTGACGCAGCCCGAACTACGCGCGCAGATCGCGGCTAGCGGCTACGAACCCGTGGGCTCGACGCCGGACGCGCTCGGCGCGCATATCGAGGCGGAACTCGCACGCTGGCACAAGGTGGTGCAGGAGGCGGGGGTGAAGCTCGAATAG
- a CDS encoding 3-oxoacid CoA-transferase subunit B — translation MHDMPRLSRAEMARIIAHDIPGGSIVNLGIGMPTLVSDHLPPDREIVLHSENGILGMGPVVREGETDPDLINASKAHIGLVPGASISDHVISFTMMRGGHVDITVLGGFQVSATGDLANWSTGEPDSIPAVGGAMDLVVGAARLFVMMEHVTRDGQPKIVERCSYPLTGLGVVDRIYTDLAIIDVVPGQGLRVTGLLDGVPFETVQALTAAPLTLAPDCRVLRAA, via the coding sequence ATGCATGATATGCCCCGGCTGAGCCGCGCCGAGATGGCGCGCATCATCGCGCACGATATTCCCGGCGGCAGCATCGTCAACCTCGGCATCGGCATGCCGACGCTGGTCTCGGACCATCTGCCGCCCGATCGCGAGATCGTGCTGCACAGCGAGAACGGCATTCTCGGCATGGGGCCCGTCGTTCGGGAGGGCGAGACCGATCCGGACCTGATCAATGCCAGCAAGGCCCACATCGGGCTCGTACCCGGCGCCTCCATCTCGGACCACGTGATCTCGTTCACGATGATGCGCGGCGGCCATGTCGATATCACGGTGCTCGGCGGGTTCCAGGTCTCCGCGACCGGCGATCTTGCCAACTGGTCCACGGGCGAGCCCGACTCGATTCCCGCCGTCGGCGGTGCGATGGACCTCGTGGTCGGCGCGGCAAGGCTGTTCGTGATGATGGAACACGTCACGCGCGACGGCCAGCCGAAGATCGTCGAGCGGTGCAGCTATCCGCTGACGGGGCTGGGCGTCGTCGACCGCATCTATACGGACCTCGCGATCATCGACGTGGTGCCCGGGCAGGGGCTGCGCGTGACGGGACTGCTCGACGGCGTGCCGTTCGAGACGGTACAGGCGCTAACGGCCGCACCACTGACGCTGGCACCGGATTGCCGCGTGCTGCGCGCCGCGTAA
- a CDS encoding 3-oxoacid CoA-transferase subunit A: MIDKIAPSLEAAVAGIGDGATVLVGGFGGSGVPDALLDALLAQGARDLVIVNNNAGNGDTGIAALIRAGRVRKVICSHPRSTNAEAFIDAYRAGKVTLECVPQGTLVERLRAAGAGLGPFFTPTAYGTALAEGKESRVIDGVGYVLEQPLRGDFALVKAHRADRWGNLTYRYAGRNFGPVMCTAARHTIAQVDEVVALGEMPPESVMTPGIFVQAVALAGGTSHA, translated from the coding sequence ATGATCGACAAGATCGCGCCGTCGCTCGAAGCCGCGGTGGCAGGCATCGGCGATGGCGCCACGGTGCTGGTCGGCGGGTTCGGCGGCTCGGGCGTTCCCGATGCGCTGCTCGACGCGCTGCTGGCGCAGGGGGCGAGGGACCTCGTCATCGTCAACAACAACGCGGGCAACGGCGATACGGGCATTGCCGCGCTGATCCGCGCGGGGCGCGTGCGCAAGGTCATCTGCTCGCATCCGCGCTCGACGAATGCCGAAGCGTTCATCGACGCCTATCGCGCGGGCAAGGTGACGCTCGAATGCGTGCCGCAGGGCACGCTCGTGGAACGCCTCCGCGCCGCGGGCGCCGGGCTCGGTCCATTCTTTACGCCCACGGCGTATGGCACCGCGCTGGCCGAAGGCAAGGAGAGCCGCGTGATCGATGGCGTGGGATACGTGCTCGAGCAACCGCTGCGTGGGGACTTCGCGCTGGTCAAGGCGCATCGGGCCGATCGCTGGGGCAATCTCACCTACCGTTACGCCGGGCGTAACTTCGGGCCCGTGATGTGCACGGCGGCGCGCCACACGATCGCGCAGGTGGACGAGGTGGTGGCGCTCGGCGAGATGCCACCGGAGTCGGTGATGACGCCCGGCATCTTCGTGCAGGCCGTGGCGCTGGCTGGAGGAACTTCCCATGCATGA
- a CDS encoding Bug family tripartite tricarboxylate transporter substrate binding protein: MTTSMTPGRLAAAWALASLLPLGIASNAQAAYPDHPIRLIVPAAAGGTTDIAARLVGKRMSEILGQPVVVDNRAGGAGIIGSQALLQAPADGYTLMMGNIGPNAINYALYKQLPYKPQDFAPITLVVSVPNILVVNPKVPAHNVAELVSYAKTQPGQLSFGSSGTGQSVHLSGELFKKRAGLDIIHVPYKGAAPAVADLVAGQVTMMVDNLPSSLPQIQAGKLRALAVTSAARVPELPDVPTMKEAGYEDFQVTAWFGLVARAGTPPAVIDQLYKAASTALAEPQIKTRLAELGGQAGGDTPQHFGQFIDQERQRWARVVKDTGIPQQ, translated from the coding sequence ATGACCACATCGATGACCCCGGGTCGTCTGGCCGCCGCATGGGCGCTTGCATCGTTGCTCCCGCTCGGCATCGCCAGCAACGCGCAAGCCGCCTACCCCGACCACCCGATTCGCCTGATCGTCCCGGCCGCTGCCGGCGGCACCACGGACATCGCCGCGCGGCTCGTCGGCAAGCGCATGAGCGAGATCCTCGGGCAGCCGGTGGTCGTCGATAACCGCGCGGGCGGAGCGGGCATCATCGGATCGCAGGCACTGCTGCAGGCGCCGGCCGACGGCTACACGCTGATGATGGGCAATATCGGCCCGAACGCGATCAACTACGCGCTTTACAAGCAGTTGCCCTACAAGCCGCAGGACTTCGCGCCCATCACGCTCGTCGTTTCGGTGCCGAACATCCTCGTGGTCAACCCCAAGGTGCCCGCGCACAACGTGGCGGAGCTGGTCTCCTATGCGAAGACGCAGCCGGGACAGCTGTCGTTCGGCTCGTCGGGCACGGGCCAGTCCGTGCATCTGTCCGGGGAGCTGTTCAAGAAGCGCGCGGGCCTCGACATCATTCACGTGCCGTACAAGGGCGCCGCGCCGGCGGTGGCCGACCTCGTGGCCGGACAGGTGACGATGATGGTCGACAACCTGCCCAGCTCGCTGCCGCAGATACAGGCCGGCAAGCTGCGCGCGCTCGCGGTGACCAGCGCGGCACGCGTGCCCGAGCTACCCGACGTGCCAACGATGAAAGAGGCCGGCTACGAGGACTTTCAGGTAACGGCATGGTTCGGGCTGGTGGCGCGCGCGGGCACGCCGCCCGCCGTGATCGACCAGCTCTACAAGGCGGCGTCCACGGCATTGGCCGAGCCGCAGATCAAGACGCGGCTCGCCGAACTCGGCGGCCAGGCGGGCGGTGACACGCCGCAGCATTTCGGGCAGTTCATCGACCAGGAGCGCCAGCGCTGGGCGCGCGTGGTCAAGGACACCGGCATTCCGCAGCAGTAG
- a CDS encoding winged helix-turn-helix transcriptional regulator, giving the protein MTRIRSPGEEPCPVARSLNVVGDRWSMLIVRDAFDGVRRFGDFQRGLGMARNILTDRLQKLVEAGVMETQPASDGSSYLEYVLTPAGERLFPVVVALRQWGERHLFSRGEPHSVLIDKRTGKPVPPMQPLAKDGSVIAAAGTEVRKVG; this is encoded by the coding sequence ATGACCAGAATCCGTTCCCCCGGCGAAGAGCCGTGCCCTGTCGCGCGTTCGCTCAACGTCGTTGGCGACCGCTGGTCGATGCTGATCGTGCGCGACGCGTTCGACGGCGTGCGGCGCTTCGGCGATTTCCAGCGCGGGCTCGGCATGGCGCGCAATATCCTGACGGACCGGCTGCAGAAGCTGGTCGAGGCCGGGGTCATGGAGACGCAGCCCGCGTCGGACGGCTCTTCCTATCTCGAATACGTGCTGACGCCCGCGGGCGAACGGCTGTTTCCGGTCGTCGTTGCCCTGCGTCAGTGGGGGGAGCGCCATCTGTTCTCGCGCGGCGAGCCGCATTCGGTGCTGATCGACAAGCGCACGGGCAAGCCCGTGCCGCCCATGCAGCCGCTGGCGAAAGACGGGTCCGTCATCGCCGCCGCGGGCACGGAGGTCCGGAAGGTCGGCTGA